One region of Ignavibacteriota bacterium genomic DNA includes:
- a CDS encoding ATP-binding cassette domain-containing protein gives MLTVSHLRKQFSNVLAVDDVSFSVRSGQVFGLIGPNGAGKSTTIRMIMDIIKPDSGDVRFEGIPDGNARRNAVGYLPEERGLYRKNKLIDVITYFASLRGMDARAARDAAMPWLERFSLLPYLRRNVEELSKGNQQKVQFLIAELHRPRLLVLDEVFSGLDPVNQIIIRDALQELRNDKRAIIFSTHQMEFAEKLCDDLVLINRGNVVLSGSPQAIKQRFGRNSVQIEFQGDGDFLRSLHGVTHARVDQNFAELVLDEGAHSDALLTEAASRLSISRFERIAPSLEAVFIDTVGMPAATPADETPSPSTTKAMSADTRVRKAFFSMVLMFLMTAYMTATTVRAADPEWIFPIGFAAVALLVLYRYIRTRRRVADERRAGANGGQRA, from the coding sequence ATGCTTACCGTTTCCCATCTCCGTAAACAATTTTCCAACGTACTCGCCGTCGACGACGTCTCGTTCTCCGTGCGGTCGGGCCAGGTTTTTGGGCTGATCGGTCCGAATGGCGCGGGCAAGAGCACGACGATCCGGATGATCATGGACATCATCAAGCCCGATTCGGGCGACGTACGTTTTGAGGGCATCCCCGACGGCAACGCCCGGCGCAACGCGGTGGGATATCTGCCCGAGGAGCGCGGACTGTATCGGAAGAACAAACTCATCGACGTCATAACCTACTTCGCATCGTTACGAGGCATGGATGCCCGCGCGGCGCGCGATGCCGCGATGCCATGGCTCGAGCGGTTCTCGCTGCTGCCGTATCTGCGCCGCAATGTGGAGGAACTATCGAAGGGCAACCAGCAGAAGGTGCAGTTTCTTATCGCGGAATTGCACCGGCCGCGGCTGCTCGTGCTTGACGAGGTCTTTTCAGGGCTCGATCCCGTGAACCAGATCATCATCCGCGACGCGCTGCAGGAACTGCGGAACGACAAACGCGCGATCATCTTTTCGACACATCAGATGGAATTCGCCGAGAAGCTTTGTGACGATCTCGTGCTCATCAACCGCGGAAACGTGGTGCTCAGCGGATCGCCGCAGGCCATCAAGCAGCGCTTCGGACGTAATTCGGTACAGATAGAGTTTCAGGGCGACGGCGACTTCCTGCGTTCACTTCACGGTGTGACACACGCGCGGGTGGACCAGAACTTCGCCGAACTGGTCCTCGACGAAGGCGCCCACAGTGATGCACTGCTCACGGAAGCCGCATCCAGGCTTTCGATCTCGCGCTTCGAGCGCATCGCTCCATCGCTCGAGGCCGTTTTCATCGACACTGTGGGCATGCCCGCGGCGACGCCCGCCGACGAAACACCTTCGCCCTCGACCACCAAAGCCATGAGCGCCGATACACGTGTGCGGAAGGCATTCTTCAGCATGGTGCTGATGTTCCTGATGACCGCATACATGACGGCAACGACCGTGCGGGCTGCAGATCCGGAATGGATCTTCCCCATCGGCTTCGCGGCGGTCGCCCTGCTCGTGCTCTACCGCTACATTCGGACGAGGAGGCGCGTCGCCGACGAAAGGCGCGCGGGCGCCAATGGAGGGCAGCGCGCATGA
- a CDS encoding ABC transporter permease yields MITGKALHVARWEFIERVKTKSFIIGLFLTPGIMSLFFIAPMLLRDTIAKKDPIRLALYDGTGILADSVRTTLDRSFRIESGPALYDIHMLPTEAPLPRAEAAVDTLILMERIDAAILIPRNALDSLDVEYRARNVADIENISGLERAISEVITSHKLVKAGLDPRRVRELNRHANLRTVRISTEGEKESGFLESFGISYVFLLMLLIMILGSGQMLVRSMVEEKSNRIVEVLVSSCSPMDLMFGKIIGLSLLGLTQVLFWSAISVVLVITSGVTNLPLENLGLMIVYFLLGFLLYAATFVALGCIASTEQEAQQMTAYLSILLSLPLAISMVAIQNPDSGLLVGLSFFPPTTSTIMILRLPIITPPFWQIALSLGLLVASIAGMIWTAAKIFRVGILLTGKRPGLSEIIRWIRS; encoded by the coding sequence ATGATCACCGGCAAGGCACTCCATGTTGCGCGCTGGGAATTCATCGAGCGCGTCAAAACAAAAAGCTTCATCATCGGACTCTTTCTCACACCCGGCATCATGTCGCTGTTTTTTATCGCGCCAATGCTGCTCCGCGACACTATCGCAAAGAAGGATCCTATCCGTCTTGCGCTGTACGACGGCACGGGAATTCTTGCCGACAGCGTACGCACGACTCTCGACCGCAGTTTCCGGATCGAATCGGGTCCGGCGCTGTACGATATACACATGCTGCCCACGGAGGCGCCGCTTCCGCGCGCCGAGGCGGCGGTCGACACGCTCATCCTGATGGAACGCATTGACGCGGCGATTCTGATACCGCGCAACGCGCTCGATTCGCTCGATGTGGAATACCGCGCGCGCAACGTGGCCGACATCGAAAACATATCCGGACTCGAACGCGCCATCTCGGAAGTCATCACATCGCATAAACTGGTCAAGGCCGGGCTCGATCCGCGACGCGTGCGCGAGTTGAACAGGCATGCAAATCTCCGCACTGTGAGGATCTCCACCGAAGGTGAAAAGGAATCGGGCTTTCTCGAGTCCTTCGGGATCTCGTATGTGTTTCTGCTGATGCTGCTGATCATGATTCTCGGTTCCGGACAGATGCTCGTACGCAGCATGGTCGAGGAGAAGAGCAACCGCATCGTGGAAGTGCTCGTGTCGTCGTGTTCACCTATGGACCTGATGTTCGGCAAGATCATCGGGCTCAGCCTGCTCGGTCTGACGCAGGTTCTCTTCTGGTCCGCGATCAGCGTGGTGCTTGTAATCACGTCGGGTGTGACCAATCTCCCGCTCGAGAATCTCGGACTGATGATCGTGTATTTCCTGCTCGGCTTCCTGTTGTACGCGGCGACCTTCGTGGCGCTCGGATGTATCGCAAGCACGGAGCAGGAAGCGCAGCAGATGACGGCCTATCTTTCGATCCTGCTCTCGCTCCCGCTTGCGATCTCGATGGTTGCGATACAGAATCCGGACAGCGGCCTGCTCGTGGGCCTGTCGTTTTTCCCGCCCACCACCTCCACCATCATGATATTGCGCCTTCCGATCATCACGCCGCCCTTCTGGCAAATCGCGCTGAGTCTCGGCCTGCTCGTCGCGAGCATCGCGGGCATGATATGGACTGCGGCGAAGATATTCCGCGTCGGCATACTGTTGACCGGGAAAAGGCCTGGTTTGTCCGAAATTATCCGCTGGATACGTTCCTGA
- the der gene encoding ribosome biogenesis GTPase Der: protein MAKPLVAIVGRPNVGKSTLFNRIIGVRRAIVHDAPGVTRDRHYAQTDWAGREFTLIDTGGYVPDSPDVFEKAIREQVEISIAESTVVLFLVDAQEGVHPMDSEIATLLRRSGRPVVLAVNKVDSPRYELEVAQFYELGLGDPVPVSAISGRLSGDLLDEIVKGFPERVSEESGERLRLAIIGRPNVGKSSFTNALLGITRAIVTDIPGTTRDALDSEFTYHSRPITLIDTAGLRRRSKVKETIEFYSTLRTLKSIEQCDVAMCIIDATAGLTHQDTDVINEAIALRKGVVIAVNKWDLIEKDSNSAARVEKDIHERLKMHDFIPVITISALEKQRVNKALDLCIRVHEERRKRVSTSELNEKLLEIVHETPPPSTPTGREVKISYATQVRESPPVFVLFTNEAKHIPESYRRFVERALRRLFGYEGVPIAVQFRGKQK, encoded by the coding sequence ATGGCTAAACCGTTAGTGGCGATTGTGGGGCGACCAAACGTCGGCAAGTCGACATTATTCAACAGGATCATCGGCGTGCGGCGCGCGATCGTGCACGATGCTCCCGGAGTGACGCGCGACAGGCATTACGCGCAGACCGACTGGGCCGGACGCGAATTCACGCTGATCGACACCGGAGGGTATGTGCCCGATTCGCCGGACGTGTTCGAGAAGGCAATACGCGAGCAGGTGGAAATATCGATAGCGGAATCGACCGTGGTGCTCTTTCTCGTCGACGCACAGGAAGGCGTTCATCCCATGGACAGCGAGATCGCGACGCTGCTTCGCCGCAGCGGCAGGCCTGTCGTCCTGGCGGTAAACAAAGTCGACAGTCCGCGGTACGAACTCGAAGTGGCGCAATTTTACGAACTCGGTCTTGGCGATCCCGTTCCGGTGTCGGCGATTTCGGGGCGGCTCTCGGGCGACCTGCTCGATGAGATTGTGAAGGGCTTTCCGGAACGTGTGAGCGAGGAGAGCGGCGAGCGGTTGCGTCTTGCCATCATCGGTCGTCCGAACGTCGGCAAGTCGTCATTCACGAACGCGCTGCTTGGCATCACGCGCGCCATCGTCACCGATATTCCCGGCACGACGCGCGACGCGCTCGATTCGGAATTCACATATCACAGCCGCCCCATCACATTGATCGACACGGCGGGGCTGCGCCGCCGCAGCAAGGTGAAGGAGACGATCGAGTTCTACTCGACCCTGCGCACGTTAAAGAGCATCGAGCAATGCGACGTGGCCATGTGTATCATCGACGCGACGGCGGGACTGACACACCAGGACACCGACGTGATCAACGAGGCCATCGCCCTCCGCAAGGGCGTGGTGATCGCGGTGAACAAATGGGATCTCATCGAAAAGGATTCGAACTCGGCGGCGCGTGTCGAAAAGGACATCCACGAACGGCTGAAGATGCACGATTTTATTCCCGTGATCACGATCTCGGCCCTCGAAAAGCAGCGTGTGAACAAGGCGCTCGACCTGTGCATCCGGGTGCATGAAGAGCGCCGCAAACGCGTCTCCACATCGGAACTGAACGAAAAGCTGCTCGAGATCGTGCACGAGACGCCGCCGCCGTCGACACCCACCGGCCGTGAAGTGAAGATTTCGTACGCGACGCAGGTGCGCGAGTCGCCGCCCGTGTTTGTGCTCTTCACGAACGAGGCAAAACACATACCCGAGAGCTACCGTCGTTTTGTCGAACGCGCGCTGCGCCGCCTGTTCGGGTACGAGGGCGTGCCCATCGCGGTGCAATTCCGGGGAAAACAGAAATAG
- a CDS encoding ATP-dependent metallopeptidase FtsH/Yme1/Tma family protein: protein MSSTKENEKRTQTPPLATLRMPPMMRWFLVALAVLIGIEFIYHWSTQGQSIPYSTFKQFVTEGKIAKVEIDGQSLSATARGTDEKDAAKSTTYTVTIPSSVPDNALMQLLEEKKVTVTAVQDASAFWNTIIWFVLPLGIMLAFFFVFNARMRAQGGGGGGLLSMGKMNAQLYSKEKVKTTFADVAGSKEQKEALFEIIHFLKRPQDFKKLGGSSPKGVLLVGPPGTGKTLLARAVAGEADVPFYHVAGSAFLEMLVGVGASRVRDLFATAKKNTPCIIFVDEIDSIGRRRGGIQGFYGGGASEMEQTLNQLLSEMDGFESNEDVIVMAATNQPEVLDPALLRPGRFDRRISVDLPNLSEREEILAVHVRKVPLAPEVELRALARATPGNSGADLKNLVNEAAIYASKKRKDQVEMEDFWAALDTIMLGQVRSSLILSEEEKRRTAFHEAGHALTAISLPGSDPVTKVTIVPRGRALGVTMQTPLDERHNYTREYLLDRLVVLLGGRAAEQLVFASISTGAESDLMHCTTLARNMVARYGMSDTVGNISLMEPGADSYLGNNPFSQRNFSEETMRLIDAETRRFIDEAYERALELLRSRRAQLDAVAEALVTKEIIDGTQLNEIMTSVQAG from the coding sequence ATGAGCAGTACGAAGGAGAACGAGAAGCGCACACAGACGCCGCCCCTGGCGACACTTCGGATGCCGCCTATGATGCGGTGGTTCCTTGTCGCATTGGCGGTGCTGATCGGCATCGAGTTCATCTATCATTGGAGCACGCAGGGTCAGTCCATTCCCTACAGCACCTTCAAACAATTCGTCACCGAGGGAAAAATCGCGAAGGTCGAAATCGACGGGCAGTCGCTCTCCGCAACCGCGCGTGGAACCGACGAGAAGGACGCCGCGAAGAGCACGACCTACACAGTGACCATACCGTCGAGCGTTCCGGACAATGCGCTCATGCAGTTGCTCGAAGAGAAGAAGGTGACGGTCACCGCGGTACAGGACGCGTCGGCTTTTTGGAACACGATCATATGGTTTGTGCTGCCGCTCGGCATCATGCTCGCATTTTTCTTCGTGTTCAACGCGCGGATGCGCGCACAGGGTGGCGGTGGCGGCGGTCTGCTGTCGATGGGCAAGATGAACGCGCAGCTCTATTCGAAGGAAAAGGTGAAGACCACTTTTGCCGATGTTGCCGGCTCGAAGGAACAAAAGGAAGCCCTCTTTGAAATCATCCACTTCCTGAAGCGGCCGCAGGATTTTAAGAAGCTCGGCGGCTCGTCCCCGAAGGGAGTGCTGCTCGTCGGTCCTCCGGGCACAGGCAAAACGCTGCTCGCGCGCGCGGTGGCGGGTGAAGCCGACGTCCCATTTTACCATGTGGCGGGTTCGGCATTCCTCGAGATGCTTGTGGGTGTGGGCGCGAGCCGCGTGAGGGATCTGTTTGCGACGGCGAAGAAGAACACACCGTGCATCATATTTGTCGACGAGATCGATTCGATAGGCCGCAGGCGCGGCGGCATACAGGGATTCTACGGCGGCGGCGCAAGCGAGATGGAACAGACGCTGAATCAGCTCCTGAGCGAAATGGACGGTTTCGAATCCAACGAAGACGTTATCGTGATGGCCGCAACGAATCAGCCCGAAGTTCTCGATCCCGCCCTGTTGCGACCCGGACGTTTCGACCGCCGGATCTCCGTCGATCTCCCCAACCTCAGCGAACGCGAGGAGATTCTCGCGGTGCACGTCCGCAAGGTGCCTCTCGCACCCGAAGTGGAGTTGCGCGCGCTCGCGCGGGCCACTCCCGGAAATTCCGGCGCCGACCTGAAGAACCTCGTCAACGAAGCCGCGATTTATGCGTCCAAGAAGCGCAAGGATCAGGTGGAGATGGAGGACTTCTGGGCTGCGCTCGACACCATCATGCTTGGTCAAGTTCGCTCCTCCCTCATTCTCAGCGAGGAGGAGAAACGCCGCACCGCGTTCCACGAGGCCGGGCACGCGCTCACCGCCATCAGTCTGCCCGGATCCGATCCGGTGACCAAGGTCACCATCGTGCCGCGCGGACGCGCTCTCGGTGTCACGATGCAGACTCCGCTCGACGAGCGGCACAACTACACGCGCGAGTACCTGCTCGACCGTCTCGTGGTATTACTCGGAGGCCGTGCGGCCGAACAACTCGTCTTCGCGTCGATCTCGACGGGGGCGGAGAGCGATCTGATGCACTGCACCACCCTCGCGCGCAACATGGTTGCACGCTACGGCATGAGCGACACCGTCGGCAACATTTCACTCATGGAACCGGGCGCCGATTCATATCTCGGCAACAACCCGTTTTCGCAGAGGAACTTCAGCGAGGAGACGATGCGGCTCATCGATGCCGAAACACGGCGCTTCATCGACGAAGCCTACGAGCGCGCGCTCGAACTTCTCCGAAGCCGCCGCGCGCAGCTCGATGCGGTGGCCGAGGCGCTGGTCACCAAAGAAATCATCGACGGCACGCAGCTCAACGAGATCATGACAAGCGTGCAGGCGGGGTGA
- a CDS encoding VTT domain-containing protein — MIEIFGFLVQLPSLEEIVQWGGYIGLFAIIFSETGLLVGFFLPGDSLLVTAGLFASNPENGLNIAILVPLLCVAAIAGNSTGYAIGKRAGKALFNRPQSRFFRRDHLLKTHEFYEKYGGITIVMACYMPFARTFAPVVAGIAEMTYRRFIMFNIIGAVSWISSMTLLGYFLGRTVPGIAHNIEYVILVVIAVSVSPLIYKYMVHKVKQRKQARETGA, encoded by the coding sequence ATGATTGAGATTTTTGGTTTTCTCGTCCAACTGCCCTCGCTCGAGGAGATTGTGCAGTGGGGCGGCTATATAGGACTTTTTGCCATCATTTTTTCAGAAACCGGCCTTCTGGTTGGTTTTTTTCTGCCCGGCGATTCCTTGTTGGTTACGGCCGGACTCTTTGCATCCAATCCGGAAAACGGTCTGAATATCGCGATTCTGGTCCCGCTGTTGTGTGTGGCCGCAATTGCGGGGAACAGCACGGGATATGCCATTGGCAAGCGCGCCGGGAAGGCCCTGTTTAATCGTCCCCAGTCGCGTTTCTTTCGTCGCGATCACCTGCTTAAAACGCACGAGTTCTACGAGAAATACGGCGGCATCACCATCGTGATGGCGTGTTACATGCCTTTCGCGCGCACCTTCGCCCCGGTCGTTGCGGGTATTGCGGAGATGACCTACCGCCGCTTCATCATGTTCAACATCATCGGCGCCGTGTCGTGGATCAGCAGCATGACGCTGCTCGGATACTTCTTGGGACGAACCGTGCCGGGTATCGCGCACAACATCGAATACGTGATCCTTGTTGTGATCGCCGTCTCGGTGTCGCCGCTCATTTACAAGTACATGGTGCACAAGGTGAAGCAGCGCAAGCAGGCGCGGGAAACCGGCGCGTAA